The window CGCAGTGCGGCCTCGAAGTCCGTCCGGGCGGCCGCGTTGTCGTGGCGCGCGTCCCGTTGCCAAAGGCCCCGATTGAACAGGATGTGGGGGTTGGCCGGGTCCATCCACAGCGCCCGCTGGAAGAGCCCCTGCGCGGCCGCGGCCGAGACGTTCCACTGGTCGAGGGCGCGGTGGTTCCAGTGCCAGGCGAGGAACTCGCGGTCGCTGAGCCGCACCGTTTGTCGGTGCCGGGCGTCGAAGGCCCCGTAAATCGGGTCGAGCAGCAGCGTCCGGCCGCCGACGCGGATGCCCGCGGCGACGTGTTGCACGCGATCGCCGCGGCTGTCCTCGCCCACCCAGACGGGAAAGGCCTCGAAGCCCGCGCGCCGCAGCAGCGTCATCAAGACCTTGGTGAACTCGGTGCAATCGCCGCCCAGGTTGGCGATGGTCTCGTCGAAGTTTCTTTCGGGGAGGTTCTGGCGCACCGAGAGGTTCAGCCCCCGCGCGTCCGTGACCCAGGCGAAGATGTGCCGGGCCAAGTCCAGGTTGGTCCCGCTGGGGAGGGCGTTGGCCGCCCGCCAGGCGGAGAGATCCCGGTCGAAGGCCTGCAGGGCCGCCTGCGTCGCGGCGCCCGAGCCCGGCTCCCAAGGCAAGGCCTCGCCGGCGAAGCGCCGGTAGGCGGAGGTGAGTCCGGAAACGGCGGTGATCCTTTGGAAGAGCTCCGCGCTGTCCAGGCTGCGGTCGGAGGCGCCTTGGGAGGCGCCGCCCCGGACGCGGGAATAGTCGATAGAGGCAAAGCCCTGATCCAGATCGCGCCGCGTCTGGCCGGCAGCGAGCAAGTCCTGGAAGAGGCCCTCCAAGGCGGGTTCGCTCGAGAATCGGACGGTGTAAGGGGGTGGA of the Deltaproteobacteria bacterium PRO3 genome contains:
- a CDS encoding tetratricopeptide repeat protein, which produces MTPPPYTVRFSSEPALEGLFQDLLAAGQTRRDLDQGFASIDYSRVRGGASQGASDRSLDSAELFQRITAVSGLTSAYRRFAGEALPWEPGSGAATQAALQAFDRDLSAWRAANALPSGTNLDLARHIFAWVTDARGLNLSVRQNLPERNFDETIANLGGDCTEFTKVLMTLLRRAGFEAFPVWVGEDSRGDRVQHVAAGIRVGGRTLLLDPIYGAFDARHRQTVRLSDREFLAWHWNHRALDQWNVSAAAAQGLFQRALWMDPANPHILFNRGLWQRDARHDNAAARTDFEAALRADPRFSEAHYELGNMEYDAGRYREAATRYSQALALHAGDSRYRRNLILAQCRLGNLPEARRQLDLLVEQDPHAEGLAQLRRLVGS